The sequence cTTATTTTGAGCCCCTTCTTTTAGACAGCAGTTGTAATACTGTTGGTCCATCGGCAATCAGGTGTCTGAAAGTAATTTAAATAAGTTACTTCATTCATTCTCCTATTAGGCATCAAAAAACACTTAAGTTAATTCAAAGAAATACCTTCCTTCTGTCCTTAGCAGTCATCTGATTTTTGGTTACTCTTATATAATACAATGCGATTTTTTTAACAAAAGGTTTTCTAAATCTGTCAAGGTATGACCTATAATATATTCTCAAGAAAGAATAACACAGGTCAAATCTTAATACAAAATATCATGAATCCAGTGTCTCTTTCAAGCATGTAATGTAATAATTAtataccaaaatcaaatcccttacaCAGCCAGAAGATATTCTCAATTTTATTTCTTACTTTTGCCACTCTTCCTTTTTCCCTTTATTATATATTTGTCATTTGCTTGTTTTATGAGTGACCTGTTGAAAGCTGCTGAATGCACTCAGTGTCAGTCCGAATGTCATCTTCAAATGTATACTTAAACCTGTTGAATCTGTGCCTACTTTCTTGTAACCTAATAGAAGTACAGCCTACAGCATCGTTCTCTAGCCATTCAAGGTCACAATCTTTATGCTTCTCATGCCTGCGGATTAAATAATGACGTCAGTTCTTTGGTTTAGATAACTGTCAAAACAGAGTACGCTTCTAAAAAACAAAGTGACTTCTGCTTTACTACTTTGTTATGCACTTCAAAATCTTTTCCTAATCTGCTACAGATAGAAATTATGTAAAAGATCACTGACTGACCTTGGACAAAGAAGTTCAGATAAATGCGACAGTTCTTTATGGATATCATGCATttcctttaatatatcattttcttcatcaagcTGAACTTTTCTGTGTTTAACCTTTTGTATTGTGGTCTCTGTCAGGTCCAAGAGCTTGTCACTCTCAGCCTgcataattttgatttaaattatCAGCGATTGCTTTAGTGCAGCTCTTGGTCTCTTTGGCAATAATTGGctgaaagaagaaaaaagaagtgtAATATTATGTTTTACAATTCATACGCATAACTCTCCATATTTAATACCTTGAGAGGACAAGCTTTTGAAATAAAAGTCTCCGTATAGGTAGAATTTCTGTTTCCTTGGAATGCTCTGCAAACTTCCCAAATGTATTTGTCCTTAAAAGATAGTGTCTTTCCAAGACGACTCCTAGCACAAGAAAGCCACCTCTTCATCCTCTATGGAACAGACAACAGTACAGATTGACCATCTACTTCAAACTTAAAAGACAGTTTGTTAATTTCAAGTAATTTAAACTGGATAGTCTCATCTCTAGAGCTGTCCTCAACTCCAAAAGAATCACCCTTTTTCTGTTCATCATTGTTACTAGAGCGCAATGTAGGTGTGCACAAAGTATTCTCCTTCTCTTGTTCACCTCTAAGACCCTCAGCATTAGCAGAATTTACTTTTTCAGCTTTAAGAGAACTAGAAATACTCTGTATTAGTTATGGAATTATTAGCATTTGATGGCTGCATGATCTTTCTGCAACGTATCAGAAGCTCTTTACTCTTTGCATCTCCATCCCTTTCATTTTGTGCAACCATATCACCTTTATCCTGAAAGATGGTTTGAAATAGAATTTTCTTAGATACAATGTTATCTAGTCCAAGAACAATGAAATTGCCATGGCTACTACTGAACTCGGGACCATTTTCTAAATCAATCATCACCAAAGGATTAACAATATCTCTCATAAATCGACAGAAGTGAATGGAAAATGTCTCTTTGTTTATATTACACTTCTGTAAACTTTGAAGCAGATTTCCTCCAAATTCAGGAGGCAGATTCTTTGTGATATCCCTATCTTGGAAGATCGTTAAAAGACCATGTATAGCATCCTGATAAAAATGTATGCTGTTGACTTCTATCAAGAAAAGCATAATGATCAAACGCGTCACCATCTCTGGAAAATAATTTCTGATGTTCATCTTAAAAGTTTCTATCCATGTAAATGTTGCAGCTTTTTCAGTTATTAGTAACTCACAAATCATATGAAAAATTGGTCCATAAAAGTTTTCAAGTCTTCCGTGGCATCTAGGTACACATTGTGATTGACGCAACCAAGCACATGAGGAGTTCCCTTCTCCAGTCATAAACATTACAAAGAAACATCTAGGCAAAACCAAGCCTCTTGATAGATGTTCACATATGAAAAAGAGAACAGCTTTTCCAGTAGAATGAGAAAAATATGCGGAGAAATGTAGTCAATATGGTTATGCCAGTTCTGAAAGGTACCGTGTAAGGCTTTGTCAAAACTTTCTATCATACACAGCCTTTTATCCAGCAAACAGTCACCTGTATTCAACCAGAGCAGTTCATTATTCCAGCAATTGTTGTCATCAAGACTCTTAATAATTGTTTTACCATACTCTGTCACAAGATGCTTCGGCCAAAAAGGGCGTAATAGTTGCAATCTTCCAATCTGGCCAAGATTTATGCCCCTATAAATTTTTCTTATAATATTTGCAGTTATATCTTCGAGAATCACACTACGTGTTGGACTTTCACGGAGAGAAATGAATTCCTTCAAgttttcatattgtgtcttcaatGGGAAAAAAATCTCAAAGAATTGCTCGTCCTCGTCAAATCTAACCAACTTTctttcttccaaagattttaaagctTGATAAATCTGCAATATAGGAGTGCCTTTACACATACAATGTTGATTTCTGCAGGAAAGATAAATCTCTTGTAGTTTTTTGACAACTTCGATTCCAACAGAAAACAGTTCCATTAAGAGAAACTTTCTTGCATGCATAAAAAAATTCTGAATGCTAATCCCTGGACAATTTCCTTGTCTCTGCAACAACCCAAGCCTCCTATCATTAAGCCAGAAGGCTTCACTGTTAAACACGGTGCAGGATCTATTTCTGCTCACTCTGGCTCCAAAATATTCATACGCAAATTCAATGTAGACCTTATCTTCTTCTTTTTCCGGTTGCTTTTCTAGTTTTATGAATGAATCCACCGAGGATAACAGTTTATCCTTCCATGCATTCCAAAGGAACATCATTGTTGTTATAGAGACTCTATTCTCCAGCAGCATTTTAGAATTATAATCCATCTTGAGTAGACTTCCCACTTGCTCATGCTGAAATTTTTTGGCATCAGAACAAATGTGCACATCAAGAACTTTTCGAAGAGAGAGCGCTTCAGAGTTAAGATTTCCCATCTTCTGTGCGAGGATCATTTGTTCTGTTATCTCGGAGAGATTGTGAGACTCGTTTAAAAGAATTAATACTTTACAATCAAGGGCGTCAGGTACATGTTGCAGGTTTTGTATAGCTATTCGTTTTACTTCCCCTAAAAGTTTATTCTTTTCAGGAAATTGTCGTAATGGCCATCCTCTATTTTTCATTCCCCACAAAGAATTTAGCTGCACATGAAATAGAATTATTCTAATCGCTTCTTcatatttttctgctttttctagCATGTCAGCCTGGAGTAACAAATCCCCTTTTAGCTCTGCCATTTCTGCAGCCCTTACGAAGTCCCCATTTGCCACTTCAATTTGCAGAAGTTCATCAAAGTATTCATTATTCCACAGAAAAGAATTAATTAAGTCCAATGTAGGAAAGGCTTTCACAAATTTCATCATAGTCTTCGTATCTTTTTTGTCACGAAAATGAGTTGCAGAGGTTCTAAGATACTCAACTTCAATTTTTACTCTTTGACAAGTCTCGCATCTTCCGcagtttgatttgcaattttcttTCTTCAATTCTTGAATTATTGCCCCTTCAATTTGCAGAAGTTCATCAAAGTATTCATTATTCCACAGAAAAGATCTAAATAAGTCCAATGTAGGAAAGGCTTTCATCATAGTCTTCGTATCTTTTATGTCATGAAAATGAGTTGCAGAGGCTCTAAGATACTCAACTTCAATTTTTACTCTTTGACAAGTCTCGCATCTTCTGCAGTTTGATTTGCAGTTTTCTTTCTTCAATTCTTGAATTATTGCCACTTCAATTTGCAGAAGTTCATCAAAGTATTCATTATTCCACAGAAAAGATCTAATTAAGTCCAATGCAGGAAAGGCTTTCACAAATTTCATCATAGTCTTCGTATCTTTTCTGTGATGAAAATAAGTTGCAGATATTCTAAGATACTCAACTTCAATTTTTACTCTCTGACAAGTATCACATCTTTCACAGTTCGATTTACAGTTTTCTTTATTCAATTCTTGAATTAATTTCAATCCAATATCAAATAGTTTTCCTTTTGTGCAGGCAATTAAACATTTCTCAAAACACTTAGCTCTGGCATACGCAATTGCCGCATCATTCCAGCTTTTTGCCTCAGCGAAGAAATCTCTTGCATCTTCAAGTCTTTGTTTCATTGTAGTTTTCCAAATATATTCTGCCTGTTTCACCAACCAACATGGCACTAAAATATCAGCAGATATAAAGGTGATATGTATTCTTAATATAATGATGTAAAAAAGAAGGATTTATAAGAAAAAATGGTAATGCATGTATACAGGGAGAGCAAAGACCATTGAATCTGTTTATATATATCTTTTAAATTTGTTACATGCATAAGGTTATTTCAGACTCAAATTGGGGAGAAAAAACAAAGTTATGGTTCTTTCTTGATTTAAGAACAAAATTTTAGAGAGTATATCATTACCACTCGTGGACTTCTGTCCTCTTTTCCAAACAAAATAACAAATAAAAGCATTTCTAAACCTTTTCTTAATTTTTAAGATTGATTTAAAAACTTCATGTATCGGAAGTTAAAAAGTCAAATCCTAAGGAACGAAGACGTGTTGGTAAATTAGTATCAATTTCCTTGTTAGACTCGGGAAGAATTGGCAATATGTTTTAATGCATCACGTTTTATGTCAATCAGAGCTACAGCGACCATATAGTGTTACAGTTTTAATTGTGTAATCCGGAATAAATAAAATAGAGCACAATGCTTGGGGAAGCTCACTTGTAATAATATTTAAACTCCAAAATTTTTAACACAGCGACAATCTTGGATTttgagtatgcaatacaaacaagtTTGAACTAAAAACTTGTTACCTTGTTCTTGAGTAAGGCACAAGGTTTATCTACATTTTTAAACAATATACAAGATTTTTATGTTTTTCTCATTAGACAAATAGCTTAAAAGCTACCAAATGTTCACTCTTTCTAGCTTAAAGAAAAGACTAGAAAGCATGAGCACAAAATAGGTGTTTAAATTGGATTATCAAATCTACCAAATTGAAGACATAGCTACAAACAACCACTTCATTGGAATCTGCATACAAAGCCTGCAATTTTGAATGAAAGCAATTTGTTTTACATATTAACACGTACACAAGGGCAGCTTGAAATATAATCCCAGCAATGAGTAACCATAAAATCATTTCTGATTAATCTAAGTGCACAAATGTAATGTTCCTTTTTCATTGCCTTTCTAACATCTTTGGAAGCTTCAATTTTCTTGGTGAGTGTTATTCTTTTTGAAATAGAGTTCAGATAACGGCGTTGTGTTAGAGGATCAAGAACAGTCCATTGATTCTTTTTGAGGGCAGTTTTGAAATTTTGAGGACATTCCAAACTTCTTGGGAGAAATACTCTATTTTTGGAAAGTGTCTATTATTACAAAGCTGAATTTCTAGTGAGCTtctgagtatattgacaaattcaaatattattttgtattttctACAATTTTGGGCGATAtgtgaaaattaattaaaatattaaataattaatatttaagttgTAAAAAGGTGAATAAAAAGACaacttatattaattatttataaaggtGAATTTTAAGTGACTAAAGCATGGAAAAGTAAATAAGAAAATAAAGTACTTATTTGGAGCTTAAAGTTAATTATTAAAaagtaatttaaaattataattttcaaaAAGTTTCGAAATGCTTATAAAAGCGAAATTGGAGAAGAAATTCATTCTGAATGTTTTATGAAACCCTAAGGTAAGATTGGTTTCCATGGTCATTTAGGGTCACAATTTGTGCAAAAAAAGATTTAGGGATGGATTCACACAAAATGCACATTTATGTTGAATGTATGTGGAGTATGAGATTGAGTTGAAGCAATATATCTATCAAGGATCTATCAGTTACGAAtaacaaatttattaaaaaattgccAACAAATATAGATTGGGAAGTGTTGTGTGTGCAAGCAAGTATATTTATCAAAAAATGTGTATCGTGTGCAgtgaaaagataaataaaaattatattttaaatgacTATTGAGTTTTCCCAGCCATTCCTTTCTTGAAATCCCCAAGGGTACCGCTGTACACCTGATATATTCCACACAAGAGGGAATCAAAACATGAAATAGGCATTTAAGCCTTAAGTGTATACAACGTAGCCTTATGAGAGGTCAAAAAGGCTACTGCAGCTTACAAAAAAGGAGTCACACCATCTTCATTGCTGTCATACACATTATATGGGGTGTCGTACCACATTGGAAAAGGTAGTACAAACATTAGGAAATGCAAAATAACTTTTTGATTGGAATTGATGGCTATTCTATAGCCCAGTTCAACATGAATATTGAcgatttattaatgattttattgTTGTATGTAATCTCTGATAGTATCATTTTGTAACAACATTACTCAGAATTATAAAAAATTTGTATGTAATCTCTGATAATATGATTTCGTAACAACATTACACAGAATTATAAAAAAATATCTGTTGATTACATTATACAATAATTTTCTTGTGTACATGAAGTGTAATCAATAATTGGAAATTGGAAATCCAATACTATGATGATTATTTATAATACCTCTCCAAAATAAGTTGAGAAACAAAATCAGTCCAGCAGAGGGCAAACCATTTGACCAAACGTTCATGCGAGTTCTATGCACAATGCTATGATTCTATGATGAAATTTTGGTAGCAGGAACCTGCATTGTTTGCACTAAGAAATTATTCAAATTTAATTGCATGCAAAATGTTTGATGAAACGCATGCAagttaaaaatcagaattattgcAAACTTAGAACAAAATCTCTTGGTGGGGGTATTAGAGTGGTATTAAAGCCAAGAAACTTGCCAGCCTATGTTGTTTAATCTTCTATTGCTGATTTCAGTAGCATAGGTTAGTAATTAGTAGAGTAAAAAGGCTTGCATCTATTGAATGCTGATCTCAACAAACTGCTTGCCAGTTTTCAGTGgataaagaaagatgaagaaaaatcaaGAACGCATGGTACAACTATTGCAAgaatttaaaaaatatcaaaataatctaatacCATTGCTAAAGAGTGGAAAAGTTGAAACCTTACTTATCATTTGAAAAGACTCTTGAAGAATCATCACTAAAGGAAGAAGATACGCAATGAGAGAAATAAAATGGCCAAGATATGAAAATGTGCTCCTTCATTCCTCTTCGATAACTTCCAATAGAACTTTCAAGAAGTTATATTATAAATTCaccttaattaaaataatattctttttggccaacataaagtgactttatattatttCTACTTTTTTCTTATGAATAAGTGTCAACATTATATTAATTAGGAAATAAAAGTACAAATTTAATAAAAGATAGGTGGATACAAGATCACACCCCGAGATTCATACGAGGTTGGACTTGGAATAAAATATCCAATAAACAAAGCTGCTAAGCATCGAAAGCACTAGCACTAGGGGAGGTGGAGGGTCCTAACAATCCAAAGTGACATTGAGGATATCCAGCCATCACCTATGTCTTTGTCTTTACCTTGAGCATCAATGTGAGTTGGAGAAAAAATCACCAGAGAGAGCCGAGGGAACCACTTGGAAGAATTAACAAGAGACCCAAGAGGAGCACAAGTTGACATCCCAGTAGCCCCATGAAGGCCACCAACTAGTGGCACCCTAAGGGTGAGGAGAGGCAGACCACCTCTAGCTTGGCTGTGACAGCTTTCGTAACCTCCATTATGGCAAAGATGAGCCTAGGACTAATGAGGCTAAGTGTGAGGAGTAGGGTGGCAATCCCCTTTGCAGTGCCTATGAGTAGAACAAATGTGAGAAGAACTTGAAGACAAAGGAACTATGACAACAATACAAGGGGCATTGACTCAGTCAACCTTGCAAGCTTGCACTTGGATCTATAAGAAAACATTAGAACAAAAGATAGCTTTAGAATAAAGTGAAGCATTTTGTTTAACAGTACAATGAGCAAAAATAGTAGAATTTCTATCTTTCTAGATGTtcaagagaatttccacctttaaaTCATGCCAAAGCTAGTTATATTTGTGGTAAATGCAAGGTCAATACCTcaaagagccatatgccaagaaaaaggCTCTAGCCTAAAAGGCTGAAAGAAGTCATAAATCCATTTCCAAAGTTGCTAAGCTTTATGACAAAACCAAAATATATGTTTGAACGATTCTAATTGACTATAGAAAGGACAATGAGAGTCCTGGCACCGATATGATGGAGCCTAGACCCTACTAGTAAGAATTGAAAAGAATACACCAAGCAAATTAGACAAGCTTGGGTTCCACAATAGTTGACATGTGTGCTTATTGGACGTGGGCTACGAAATAGACAAATTTTGTAGGGGTTATCCCATGATTTTGAGcaagctaaaattgaggataacaaaCACCAAACTGAATAATAAAGCATCACTTTATTACTTTAGCGAGAATATTTAAATACTATCAACCACCTTACGAAAACTCGCCAAGACACCGGAAATAGAAAATCAATCATGCTATAACACTGCTAATGTTGAAAGATAATGACTAGTGCCAAAATGAACATTGACAATACATAGTAGTGTTATCCAAAGGTTGATGTAGAAGTTGATTGGTGACTCCTCAACACCCCAAGGAACCTTGCAAGACCAAACTAACTTCCATAGAGAGAAAATGGCAAGAATAGCTTGCTTGATTATAAATGAAAGAACAAACATGAAAATGCACATGAGAGGcttttcttataaaggcaaggtgagAGGTAGGATTAGACAATATTCTGACATATTTCATAATCCTATACAATAAGACAACTAAAGTATGATAGAGgtaattgttgatgtgttttttagaacacctcaaacacagaataaaataccaagtattctattCTATCTTTGTTTCAAATAAGGcaactttgtaatgtccccttctcattagtCCTCAGATTTTTATGGGATTGGCCTATCATCCGACCCTCATAGGCCAAGAGGATTGATTAGGGGGTCGAGTTGCAGTGACTTATGGCTTCACATTTCATGTTTATTAGGTCTAATGGTGAAATAAGGAGATTGCATGTATTATGAGGCGTGTGCACTTtgattttatatataaaaatatttttatagagtacaattaaattaatgtgtaataaataataataaagtgtacctacccatATGAAGAGATCTTCTAGAAGAaatgatatgattggataagaaagaaataaatagaggAAGGTAACTCATTGTTCATCATCAGTTGTTGAGTATCTTTTCTTGTGTGTTGACTTGTGGAGCCGGAAGGTTGTCTGCAGATAATCATTTGGGAATGGAAACTCCTGATGGTTGGCATAACTGAGGAAGTGAAAGATCTTCCGAGGGGTTGCGTTGAGAGGGAGACATCTCAGTCTTCCTAATTGTGTATATCGAGGTATTGCTGTTCGCCATGTTGGATGCATTGATGATTTTCAGATTGACCATTTAGACATTCATTGCATATCAAATTACTCAAGGAGGGATAGCTGAACCttttggggagattattggaggAGTATTACATGCTGACTGTTCATCTTCAAAGTCTGAAGTGAAGACCGATCTGCCTAATCCTAACCCCGATTTTGTTCATCTTACATCATTGAGGTATCGAAGTCTTATATGGAGGTTGGCGATTTTATTGGAAGGCCAAGGCGATTCTTTTTATGTTAAATTGAAGGAGGTTTGGTGAAGAATCGGCCTCTTATGAGTTAAAATCAGAATCGAACCAAGTCTGTCATTGACCATTGAATTTGCTCCTAGCTTGTTGGTTTGCCTTCCAAACTCTACATTGAAAGTGGCAATTAATTCCAGCATTAAAGGCTATCTTTCGGTGGAGGTTTGAAGTGCTTTCGGCTGCCATCCATTGAGATCTCAGACGTCACATTGCAGCAGCAGGGGCGATATTGGAAGAGGTCCAATTTGGCATAATGGAGAGTCTTTGACAtgagatattgcttgcttcttcaaggcGTCGTTGCCAGGTTCATTTACAAATAGCTTTCATTGTAATTTTCAGTGTGAATGCATGAGTATAGTTGCAGTCCTTGTGTCCTCAGAAGTCTAAAAATTGTTCATTAATGACAGTCCATGTAACTATTCTTTAGCTGCCTATATCATGTTCTTTAGGCTGTCAATGTAATGTTTGTTGTCCATCATATGAAATAAAGGAGTTTGGGTTTGCATCTCATTATACTATCTTTCTGAGGATGTGtgtcaagtgtttgacaatatgtcTGTTTTCTGTTAGCTCTTGATTTGGAGTTTAGTTTGACTTATTATCACATGAGACAGTTGTATATGCATCTTTTGTTCATTATCAGTCGAAAGGATCAATTAGGAGTTGTTTATTCTTGAGATATTTATGTGTGTTGGTCAACATTGCAATCTGAAAACATTATCAGCATAACATGTAAACTtcaaaactgcataacacacaacttgGACATCGAATATCCCTTGAATTCAATCTCCAATAGGACTgaggatatttcagtggtatcagagctaagatTCTGCCATCCTGTGATTGATGAGTGAAAGAGAAATAAGGTACTACAACAGAGAACAGCGGAGGCAGCAATACAAGACTCCACAGGTACTTGAAGTTGACACCTTTTTTGAGGCAATAAGggagaaggaaaaagacaaggTTGCTCCTAACATGGCAGAGGACGATAAAGATGTAAGGAGGGAATGAAAGTTTGACACCCTGATTGACATGATGTCACAGTGGAAGTGGTAGCCACAATGAAGTGGGTGGAAGAGACAGGTCGACATAGGTCTACCAACAACGTGATGCATATGCTAGAGGGTCAGTCACAAGACCACTCTTTCCCACCTTCACTCCACATGAAGAACAACCACAAGGTGCTGCCCTCGTACCTTATGCAGATGAAGCCCGACAAGCATATTTGGAGTACACTACCTTGCCTCCCGACTTGAGAGAAATGTGGTCTTTCGATCAATTCATGAACCAAAGGAATAGGAGGAACGGAGGAAGGAATGATTACCACACTCCGCGAACTGACTACCAGCACACTCTTGGGAAGATTACCATGCCATATTTTGATGTTAGTGACCAAAGTACAGCAagagcttgggtgcagaagttAGATAATTATTTGTCACTTAGACCGATGCCTGAAGAGGATGCTATCAGGTTTGCCAGATTGCATTTGGAAGGTGTTGCTCATGAATGGTGGTATCATGGATTGCTCACGCTAGGTCACAATCACATCACCACTTATGTGGAGTTCACTGACATGTTGATAGAGAGATTCGATCGCAAGGATCCTAAGATGTACTTCCGGGAATTGGCTCAGCGGAAACAGGTTGGTAGTTTGGAGACGTACATTGGAGAATTTCAAAGGCTTGTGGAGATGGTGCCTAGCATTTCAGAAAGGAGGCTGGTCATACTTTTCATGGAGGGATTATTGGAGCCCTTGAGAGGTTGGGTTAAGGCATTCGACCCACCTACATTGTTGGAAGCCATGAAGAAAGCACGTAGTATGGAGCTTGTTGCACTTCGAAGTAAGTTTCCATCTAAATTTTCTTCCAACAAGGATAGTAAATTGCCTCATAAGAAAAATGAGAAACCAAACTTCAAGAACAAGTTTCCCATGGGCAGAAATCAAGAAAGTTTAAATGATttaagaagaaagaaactttgtttTTGGTGTAAAGCACCCTATACACCTGATCATGAGTGTCCCATGAGACCCAAGGCCAAAGCAAAACATATGGAATGGGTTTATGAGCATGAGGACAATTCTGATTTTTCAGACCAGCAAACTGATCATGAGGATGTAGAATCTGAAGAAGCCTAAGAAATATCAGAAACAAAGTCAAAGGGGAAGAGGACTACCATGTGCATCACTTCCTTGCATCGGGAAGGTTCTTTCCGAATGAGGGGTGTCATAGCAAGGCAGCAAGTCATCACACTCTTTGATACAGGAGCAACACTCAACTTCATTGATGAGAAGTTGGTAGCTAGACATGGCATCCAGACCCAGGAATTTGAGGGGGTTCAAGTGAGAGTTTCTGATGGTTTTGCTCTCACTTGTAATAAAATGATCACCGATCTCCCTATGCGTTTGAGTAACTATGAATTCAAAGctgatttttatgtagtcaatatGGGAGATATGGATGTGGTTCTTGGAATGACTTGGATCCATGCTATTGAGGAGCTCACACTCAATGTCAAGCATATGGAGCTTCGATTTGATGCAAATGGGAGGAAGCATGTGCTCAAGGCCATTACAGACTCAAGCTTGCGAATGATCTCTTTCAGGAGGAT is a genomic window of Cryptomeria japonica chromosome 7, Sugi_1.0, whole genome shotgun sequence containing:
- the LOC131055001 gene encoding uncharacterized protein LOC131055001, with the translated sequence MEKKRMMNSRRESGILLRLLLSCICSLNYAKAEYIWKTTMKQRLEDARDFFAEAKSWNDAAIAYARAKCFEKCLIACTKGKLFDIGLKLIQELNKENCKSNCERCDTCQRVKIEVEYLRISATYFHHRKDTKTMMKFVKAFPALDLIRSFLWNNEYFDELLQIEVAIIQELKKENCKSNCRRCETCQRVKIEVEYLRASATHFHDIKDTKTMMKAFPTLDLFRSFLWNNEYFDELLQIEGAIIQELKKENCKSNCGRCETCQRVKIEVEYLRTSATHFRDKKDTKTMMKFVKAFPTLDLINSFLWNNEYFDELLQIEVANGDFVRAAEMAELKGDLLLQADMLEKAEKYEEAIRIILFHVQLNSLWGMKNRGWPLRQFPEKNKLLGEVKRIAIQNLQHVPDALDCKVLILLNESHNLSEITEQMILAQKMGNLNSEALSLRKVLDVHICSDAKKFQHEQVGSLLKMDYNSKMLLENRVSITTMMFLWNAWKDKLLSSVDSFIKLEKQPEKEEDKVYIEFAYEYFGARVSRNRSCTVFNSEAFWLNDRRLGLLQRQGNCPGISIQNFFMHARKFLLMELFSVGIEVVKKLQEIYLSCRNQHCMCKGTPILQIYQALKSLEERKLVRFDEDEQFFEIFFPLKTQYENLKEFISLRESPTRSVILEDITANIIRKIYRGINLGQIGRLQLLRPFWPKHLVTEYGKTIIKSLDDNNCWNNELLWLNTGDCLLDKRLCMIESFDKALHGTFQNWHNHIDYISPHIFLILLEKLFSFSYVNIYQEAWFCLDVSL